TCGGAATGCGGCGCGCATTCTTCGGATTCCAGCGCGCGGCCGCTGGTGAGGACAATCTCGTCGTTGACGCGAAAGGCGTCGGCAATGCTCTTGGGGAAGATGTCGTGGTCTGTCTTACCGCGGATCGTGGAAGCCATGACGCCGAATAGTTGTTCGAAACGTCGGTTCACCAGCAGATAGGTGCCGTCGGCCTCTTTGGCATAGATTACGGCGGTCGAGTTGTTGACGATGGAGCGCAGCAGTGCTTCGCTGCGTTGCAGCGCTTCTTCTGCCCGCTTCCGATCGTTGATGCATTGCAGCGACCCGGCCATGCGGACCGGATTGCCTCGATCGTCTTGTTCGACCAACTGTGCGCGGGCATGGAACCAGCGGTAGCCCTCGCATTTGGTCAGGAGTCGGTATTCGACATCATAGGACGGACGGCGCCCCTCGATATGGTCGGTCAGCGCGGCGAACACTCGCCCGGCGTCGTCGGGATGAAGTCTGGAGGCCCAGCTGCCGAGTTCATCGGGGAATTCTTCATCGGTATAGCCCAATAATTCTTTGAATCGAGCGGAGTACCACACGGGGGTCGAGTGATAATGCCAGGGGCGTCCTTCCAAGATCCGTGCGTCCCAAAACCCGTCGTTGGAACCACGGATCACGTGCTCGAGCCGTTGCTCGCTGGCTCGGAGGGCGGCTTCGGCCCGTTTGCGCTCCGAGGTGTCTCGCAAGATGCCGCTAAAGAAGGTACCCCGTTTGGTGTTCCAGGTGGCGAGGGAGAGCTCCAGCGGAATTTCAGTGCCGTTTTTATGGAGGCCATAGAGCTCAACTGGCTTGCCGATCAAGTGGGCTCGACCAGTGGCCTGAAATCGCGCCATGCCCTGTAGATGGGCCTCGCGGAATCGTTCAGGCATCAGCATGGTCAAGGGATGGCCCAGGATTTCCTCAAAGGCGTAACCGAACAGCCTGGTGGCAGCTTGATTCCAAGAGACGACGCGGCCTTGCTGGTTGGCGACGATGATCGCATCGGTCGCAGAATCGACCAGGGAGCGGAAGCGTTCTTCGCTTTCGGTCAGTGCATGCTCGGCGTATTCGGCCTTTGCGGCGAGGGCTTGGACGCCGACGGCGCGTTGAAGGACTGCCCGGAGTTCGTCGCGGTTGTAGGGCTTGGTCAAGCAGGCGAAGGCCCCTTGAGTCAAGGATCCCACCGTGCGGTCGGCGCTCGTGTAGGCGGTCAGAATGATGACCGGGACTGAAGGATCGAAGTCCTGCAAACTTCGGAGCACTGACCAGCCGTCCCCGTCGGGCAGGCCGAGATCCAACAAGACCGCATTGAAATGATGGGCGCGGGCGCTGGCGATCGCCTCGGCGCAGGTGGCGGCCACGCTGACTTGGTAGCCGTCATGCTGCAGAAAATCTTCGAGTCCCAGCACGATGTCCGGGTCGTCATCGACGACCAGGACGGAATGTTCTGCGGTTGTGGTTGTCATCGCGCCCTCCCGCATTCGTTCAGATGGTGCCGTCAAAATCTCAACGTGAGCCAGCCCATGATCCGTCGTCCGATCTCCTGCCCCAATGGATATTCCTTGGCCTTGTCGTCGAGGGCGTTGAAGACAGTTGCCGCAACTTCAGCCTCGCGCTGGTACCCAGCCGCAGCCTTTTGGGTCCAGAAGCGGTACGCCGCCCGCATGTTCAATCGATTGTAGGATCCGACGAACGGATCGGGGAGGGTGGCGAGACCGGCTTGAGACAGTGTGCTGAACGACGGCCCCGGCGGATACATGGCGGAGCCGTAGTAATGGTACACGGCTTCAGCGCTGACGCCGTTGTCCCACTCTCCCCTCATGCCCAGATTGAACTTGTTGTGTGGGCCACCGCGTCTGGTGCGTCCGGACGAATCCTGTCGAATGTCCTGGTAGGAATAGTTGGCAAAGCCGCTCAGCCAGCTGGTGGCGAGCCATTCGATGCCGGCTTCCGCTCCATAGATATCGGCTGATCCATGGTCGTTCGTATAGATTGCCAGGGTGTCTGATTGATTGGTCACACTGATGAGATCAGAGACGTGGTTAAGAAAGACATCGGTACGGAGACGCAATCGGTGTTTCAGGTACCAACCCTGATACCCCGCCTCGTACGAAATAATCTGTTCCGGAGATAGATTGGGGCCGCCCAGGATCGAGGTTGTCGTTGGGGGCAACGGCGCGTTGCTGAGCACGAGTACGTCAGACCGCCTTTCGAGCAGTGTAGGCGGGCGATAGGCGACCGATGCGGAAATCCGCAGGGTATGTTCCGGGGAAATATTGTAGACAAGTGCGATGCGGGGACTGACCGTTGGATGGATGAAGCTGTCCAGGTCGTAACGGACTCCGGCGATCATGGTCAGTGAGCGCGCGAGGTTCCACTCATCCTGCAGGAACAGGCCGAATCGATGTTCCGTGCTGTATTCCGAGGTCGAGTTACTGGACAGGGTGTTGTAGCGATAATTCGCGCCATATGTGAGCCGGTTGCTCGGCGATAGTTCGAACGCATGCTGTATGTCGAGATTGTAGGTGTTGCCGATGTGAAACCCCTCCTGGGCGCCGTCGCGAGGCTGATAAGACAAGAATGGGGCCAGCGCCGGATTGAAGCGGACCAGGGAGTTGCTGTCGTATAGATTCCAGAAGGCGCGGATGAAAAAGTTCGGCCGTTCATAGGTCGCACTCCCATACGCCTGGGTCGGACGAGAGGGGTTGGTCACGTCCTGGTTGAGAATCGAGTTGAACGCGTTCGAATCGACCACGCCACCGGCGAGGCTGAGTTTGGCATTGCCAGACAGTGCGTAGGTGGTGAGCACGTTGACGAGACTATCGCGGAATCCGAGTGCGTTCCGGTTGGTCCAGTCGGCATTCTGGTTGTGACCGATGGACAAACGGTAGCCAAACTTGTCGATGGTGCCGGCCTGGACGGCTGATGTGGTGAGAGTGCCGAAATTTCCGCCACCAACCTGTAGCGTGGTGCCGCGCATTTCCTCCGGCGACTTGGTGATGATGTTGATCACGCCGTCGAAGGCATTGAATCCCCACACCGCGGAGGCAGGACCCTTCAAGACCTCGATCCGTTTGATCTCCGGCAGGGTGACCGGTAACAGCTTCCAATTGACGGTGCCTTGTACGTCGTTATAGATCGAGCGCCCGTCTACCATGACAAGGATCTTGTTGGCTCCCGTCTGGTTGTTACCGCGGACGCTTACGTTGAAATCCGCTCCGTTCATTTGCATGACCTCAAGGCCTGGGACGCGGCGCAGGATGGTCGGGATGTCTGTGGCTCCGGAATGTCGGATGTCTTCATCGGTAATGACGTAGACGTTGGACGGTGCCTGAGAGATGGGTTGCTCGTAGCGGGAGGCGACGCTGACCGTTTCCTCCTCCTTCAAGAGTTCCAGGTCGGCGCTCGCGTTTCCTTCCGGCGGGTGACGGGCGACCTCAACGGAAGGCTCAAGCGCCAAGGTCGGACCGGGGAAACCAACGGCCACGAGGAAGGCACAGATAAGAAGTTTGCAAAGCATTCGGCTCAGCGTCACCATTCGGCACTCATAGTTTGAGGGTAAGCCAGCCCATGACCCGACTACCCAGCGTATCGCCAAGTGGGTGCTCCTTATGCTGGTCGTTGAGGGCATTGTAGACCGCGATCGCCACTTCCGCCTTGTCGTGCCAAAACCGGTAGCCGCCTCGAAGGTTCAACAAGGTATAGCTATCGACTGTGGTGCTTACCGGTGCGGGAAGTACGGGCGCCAGGGAAGCAAAGAATTCAATCAGCGGGTAAGTGGCGCCGGAGACGTAATGGACGGCCGCTTCCCCGTTGAATCCGGAATCCCATTCACCGCGGACCCCGACATTGGCTTTCCAGTCCGGGGCGCCGCGGCGGGAGACACCCGTAAAGGTCTGTCCGACTTTCTGGTAGGACACGTTGGCAAATCCGCTCAAGGCCTGGGTGGCGAGAAATTCTACTCCCGCCTCCGTGCCATAAATATCGGCGTCGTTGCCGTTCACCAGCGTGCGGGTGTTTCCGACGGTTTGGAAGTTGATCAACTCCGACAGATGATTGAAGAATAGGTCGACCCTCGTTCGGAGGCGATGCTTGAGCCACCAGCCCTGGTATCCGGCTTCATAGGAGATGATCTGCTCCGGTCCAAGCTTCTGGGAACCCACCAGCGGAAAAGGGGAGAAGAGCGGCGGGATCGTCGGGACAAAACGGAGATCCAGATTTGCTTCGAACAGGGTCGGGGGACGGTAGGCCACGGATCCACTCAGTCGGAATGTATGATCGGGGGTCATGCTATAAACCAGGGCGATGCGCGGGCTCCACGTCCCCGCGATGCGGGTGTGCATGTCATAGCGCACTCCGGCGACCGCCGTCAGGGCCGGGAGCAATTTCCACTCATCCTGCAGGTGAAAACCCAAACGATCTTCGCGTCCGAGCTGGGAGACGGCGCTTCCGTCGACCGAGTTGTAGCGATAATTGATGCCGTAACTCAACCGATTCGTGGTACCGAGGTCAATGCCGTGCTGGAGTTCGAGATTGTAGGTGTTCGTGACGAACGACAGGTTATTCGTTCCGGCGGCGTTCGTCTGACGCAGAAACGGCGCGAGCAGCGGGTGGGTGACCGAGTCGACTGGCAGGTCGTTGCCCTGCCACCAGCCGCGCACCGTGAGCCCGTGAAACTGATAGTGCACATCGGCATAGCCCTGGTTGACCTGGCTCATCGGAACCAAGACATTGGACACCGGGCCGTCAAAACGGTTTGTATCAATGAACCCTCCGGCCACCCGCAACACGGAATCGCCGGAGAAGGCATATTGCGTCTGGACGTTGAATTTTTGCGACCGGAAGGCGAGCGCATCACGATTGCGAAATTGCTGATTCTGGTCTCGGCCGAGCGAAAGCCGGTAATCGAGACGACCGGCGGTCCCGGCATGGACGGCTGCGCTGGAGATGGTTCCGTACTCGCCCCCGCCAAACTGAAGGGTGGTGCCCTTGAGTTCCTGGGAAGACTTGGTGATGATGTTGATGACGCCGTCAAAGGCGTTGAAACCGTAAATCACCGAGGCCGGACCCTTCAAGATCTCAATGCGTTTGATTTCGGGAAGCGTGACAGGCAGCGCCTTCCAGAAGACGAGCCCTTGGCCGTCGATGTATATCGAGCGGCCATCCACCATCACCAGCATCTTATTGGCAAACAGCTGGTTATCGCCTCGCGCGCTCACGTTGAAGTCCGCTCCGGTCACTTGCATGATATCGAGCCCCGGGACGCGCCTGAGCACGCTCGGGATATCGGTGGCACCAGAGTGACGGATATCCTCATCCGTAATGACGTAGACGTTGGAGGGGGCCTGCGAAATCGGTTGCTCGTACCGAGTGGCGATGCTGACTGTTTCCTCTTCCTTGAGCAGTTTGAGTTCTTCGCTGACCACTCGATCATGCCCGAGGGCAGTGTCGACCTCGGGGGCGATCTCGGCATGGGCTTGGTGCAACCGGCAAACGACTAGGAACAGCCCAAGGATGAGCGGCGGGAAGGAACTCACTCGCATGCGAGGCACATTGGATCGGACGTTGTGGGATGCGGCCATTCAGTTTTCCTTGATATGCGGCGCAATGGATGTAGTTTGGGGCAGAAGTACACAGATCAGCTGCCGATCTTAAGCGTCGCAAAATGTATGCTTATGCTGCCTGAATGTCGAGGGGTGAACGAGCGAGCGATAGCTTCGAAATCAGGCTGTCGGCGCGATGGGTGAGAGCGGTCGGCCGATGATCACGACCGCTCCCATAGTTAGGCCGGTATCTGAGAGGATACAGCCTGTATTCCTTCGGATACAGAACTGTGGGGACCGATGTGTGCGCGCGGGCGGCCTGGCTTGAGATCGCCGAGACGGGGAAGGAACGGACGGCCGTTCTGTGCCTCCAACGAATGAAGAAAGTCTTCCAAGGCATTGGAGATCAGTCCTGCCATGGTTTGTCCTTGAGTCCAGTAGGCGGCATCGCGCATCCGCTCGACAAGCTCAGCGGGCAGGCTGACGGTCATCCGTTGGCGCTTCTGGCTCCGCAAATACACGAATTGCTTCATGATGCGACTCCTCTTGATGCACCCATCAATGCAAGGAACCTATACCGGTTGGTTGCCATGCAGCGGTACAGGCTGGGCCGGGGGATTCCAAGGATATCGTTGTCCTGGTTGTTGAGGGATGGTGAAAGTCAGGTTGTGTGTTCCTGCCTGACGGCCATCACGAGTAGGACAAGCATCCCTGCCATCCCAAATAATAATCCTCCGATGATCAGTTCCATGTCGGGCTCCTAGGCCATTGAACCATTCGGCCAACGGATCGCTAGTCATCCTCGGACCCTGCACGACACGCCTTAGGTAACAGCAACAGTCATGCCGATTGCCGAGTCAGGAAGGAGGCCCATGCGGCGAGATCGTATTTTCGCTGGTTTGTATGGAACCATTCATGGGGAAGATCGAGACGAAGCGGAAGCTTCCTGGATGGACAGATGTGAGTTGTATCGGAAACGATTCATGGCGTATCGAATCGGATAACGGAATGAAATGATCAAGGGTGGCCTGCGTTCTGACGGCTCTGCGGTGGAACAGGTATTGGGAGAGAGTGTTTACGAATCACTGCCGCACTGACGACACTGCGGGAGGGGGCTGCTTAGTAGTTGAATCGTAGAGAGACTGAGCCAACATGGACCTGCGTATCATATCGGCCGTTGACCGTTGGGTTCTGGTTGCCCGCCACGGTGCGGACTTCGTACAGCGCGAGTTGGTAGGAGAGGTCGATAGCAAACAGTTTGGGTTTCAACGGACCGAGGCCCATGTCGCCGCATTTGAATAGGCCGAACATCGATCCAGATGCATTGCAGGCGAGCCCGAGACCGATCGAGGGAACGTGGGAATTTGCGGAGGGGACACCTGGATTGAACGTTCTGTCCGGTACTTGGGTTTGCTGATTCATATAACCGGCTCGAAGCGCCACCTCCCAGTCCGGGAGAGATGCCAAATGAAGCCAACGATATTCCGTCCCAAGCATGACCGTATAGGCGCCTTGCCAGTTTTGCGGGAATGGAATGACGGTGCCGTTGGTCAGGTGAACGTCCAGGTTTCGGTTCGACTTCCAGCCGACGTAGTCAACGTCCAATTCGAGTTTCCATTCGCGCTCACGGTTTCTAATAGGCCAGATGGCCAACCCGCTGGAAAAGACTTGCGGCAACACTAACGTTGCCGTAGTCGGCGAGACGAGCGAACCGTTGGCCAGCAGGTTTCCGGTGAGGTGAAGGGTGGCTTGGCTCCGGTAGACCAGGCCGATATTGGCGAGGGGTTTCCCATCCTGATTTCTAAACGGAGTGTAAAGGAGGCTGACGTTGAATCCTGCCGTAGTGTCAGACCCGTTCAATTCGACCAGTGAGCCGGAGGAGATACCCAGCCCGCCTGGCCAGACCGACCGCTGTTCGACATGTCCTTCGCCGAAAAGTCCCGAAAATGTGTAAATGTCTGCTCCGAGTCCGAGCGACAGCTGATCGTTGAGTTTGTAGGCGAGTGTGGGTTTGATATCGAGCAACGGCAGTGTGGTGAAGGTGACTGCGGTACGAAATGGGCCGTCGTTTGGATAGCGCGTGAGGGACCCGAACGGATTGTTGAACCCTACACCGGCACTGAGATCGCCCAAAGCCGTTAGGCCGAGGTCCTTTAGATTGGCGACGAGATAGACGTGACCGGGAGGCGGCCATGCCACACTCCCGTTGCGATCTCCGGTCACCTGAGTTCCCGTCGGACTCGTGAATTGTGTCGTACCGCCGATCAACGAGGTGCCAAAGAGCGACTGGAACCCGTGCAGCTGAGTCAGGCCCGCTGGATTGTAATGCAGCGCCGAAGGATCGTCGGCTTGGGCGGCAAAGGCATTTCCCATGGCCGCCGCCGCGGCGCCCTGGCCTTGAAGTCGAGGAGTCTGGGCGGAGACGGGTCCAGCGGGCAAGACAAACAGGATTCCCGCGAAGCCAAGCCAGAGGAAAAACTGAAACAACCGAAGGATCCAAGTGGTCATGCGGTCAATGGGCCTTGGGGCCTGAGATCCTGCGGTGGTGTCTCAGGTCTGTTTGAACCAACGATCCACAACCTGTCTCAACTGCCCGGCATCGAACGGCTTGAGCAGGTAGCCTTGGGCGCCGGCTTCAACGGCGGCCATAGCGCGATCAAGACCCTCCACGGCAGTCATCATCACGACCGGAACTTCCGGCTCGGTCTTCCGGAGGTCACGGAGAAGGTCCATACCGTCTGTGCCGGGCAGGGCGATGTCGAGGAGGACCCCATCGGTTGCTCCGGCCGAAATCGTGCGGAGAGCCGCCGGTCCCGTCTCTGCGACGAAGACGTCATATCCTTCTGCTTCGAGACGATCCTTGAGGAGCACGCCGATATCCCGATCATCATCCACCACGAGGAGGCGTCGGCATGATGGTGCCGACCGGCCTTGGGCCGCATCCTCCGGAGCACGAAGCGGCAGCGTAAACTCAAATTGCGTACCCCGTCCCACTTCGCTTCGCACCGAAATCGTGCCGCCATGGAGCTCGACCAAGTCCTTGACGATGGCCAGACCGAGACCCAGACCCTTCACCTGGTTCCGTTCTTGATGCTGCTGCACACGAAAGAACGGGTCGAATAGCTTCGGGATGGCTTCTTCCGGTATTCCCAGCCCGGTGTCACGCACGATGATGTGGGCCATTCGGTGAAGGTCCATCGACAGTTCGACAAGGATTTGACCCCCTTCCGGCGTGTACTTGATAGCATTATCGAGCAGGTTCGTCAAAATTTGGCTGAGCCGGTCGGGGTCAGCCCACACCTGGATCGTCGGTTGCGACGACTGCATGGCCAGCTGCAGGCTTTTGCCGGCGGCGAGGGGGCGAAGTTGCTCGATGACGTCCGCGACGATGGTCGGGAGGGGCAGGAGGTCGAACGATAAAACGAGCTTGCCCGCTTCCACTCGGGACAGATCCAAAAGGTCCGTGATCATGCGGGCCAATCTGGTGCCGTTCGCTTTGATGCGGGACAGGTATTGTTCTTGTTTTGCGTTCAGCGAGCCGACCAGCCCTTCGATCATATTGTCGGCAAAGCCGACGATGCTCGTCAGCGGTGTGCGCAATTCGTGGGAAACGTGGGCCAGGAATTGAGATTTCAGCCGATCCATTTGCTTCAGTCGAGCGTTGGCGGACTCCAATTCGCTGGTTCGCTCGCGGACCCGCGCTTCAAGACCGGCGTTCAGGGACTCAATCTCCCGGTAAGCGCGGGCGTTGTCCAAAGCGATGGCGACCTGGCTTGCCAGTGTGGTCAGGATGTCGAGGTCTTCCTGAGTCAGTGCACGGTCGTGGGCACGGTCGACGGAGAGCGAGCCGATGACGAGGTCCTGTACTTTCAGCGGGACAGCAATGAACGACTTCACTTGCAACAGTGAGATCAAGTGTTGGTCGACCGGATGGAGACGGTCCCAGATCCCATGAATATCATTGGTGAGGAACGCTTCGCCTTTCAGCAAGACCGTGCCCTCGACCGTGCTGGGATCGGTCACGGCCACCTCCTGCGTTCGCAGCAACTCGGCAACGTTGGCCGGCACGCCGCGGACGCGAAAGTCGTAGGAGACCTGTCTGGTACGGTCGAACTGCGTGATCATGGCTCGATCGTAATGCAGGTCGCGAACAATTGCGTCCAAGACCTGCGTCAATAGCTGCTCCCGATCGAACGTTGAGCTGAACAAGAGCCCGGCGCGATGGAGCGCCGTCAGCTCGTTGACCTTGCGCCGCAATGTCACCGCGGTGCCTTGCTGCTCGAGGTAGGCTTCGCGCAGTTCCTCATGACGGGCATCGACGGCCTGCTCTTGGTCGCGAATCAGCCGCTGGAGCGGTTTGGCGGCCTGGCGTGTATGGGTGCTGATCATCCACCACAGCAGTGCCGGCGGGACCAAGGCCAGGCCGAGCGTCTCCAGCGTGGGAAACTCCGGATGCTGAACGTGCAGATAGGACAGCATGCCGCCTGCGACCAGGGCCCACATGGCGAACGGTACCCAGTCTCGAACCTGCGGGGTCCAGGTAAATTCCCATTCACAGTAAGGATCGCCTTTGGCCGTGCAGGCGAGGTCCCGAACCGTCGCGGCGGGTGTGCCATGGACCTGTTGCTGGACACGCGCGATGCTGCTCTTGCACGACAGACAAATGACGTCGACGCAGCGCTTGCGATAGGCGCCGAATTGCGCCAGCGCTCGCTCGGTGAATTTCATGCGGAGGATGGCCGAACGGCTGGTGACCTCACCCACCTCGAATTCGAGCACGCCCTTCACGTACTTGCTGCCGAAATACGGCCACATCTTGTACAGCTGCTGGGTTGAAAAAGGACGACCTAAGATTTGGATGAGCGGAGGCACCTTGCGTTGTGTCCCGACGTTCACATGGAAGTTGGGGTCGCCGGCAAGACGTTCGCAGAATTCGCGAAGGTAGCACACAAATTCGTAGGAGTAGCTATTCCAGGGATTGACCAGTGACTCGGGGGTTACATGGTAGGTGTGGTCGGTAATACGCTCGTTCAACATCTGGCACAGGCGAGGGACGGCTTGGTCGGCGACAACAGGCCCGGCTGTGCGGCTGAGATAGTCTCGCAGGTAGTCAATGTTCGACTGGACCACGACCCCGCTCACATCGCAGATCTTCTCCCCCCGGTCGTCGATGCCGAACGGGCGGTACTCCATGGAGGGCCGTTCGAGAATGGAGTGGTCCTTGGTCAGTAGTTCAGTCATGCCTGGGCCGAGCGGGTGCGTGTTCCTGAGTGTTGGCGTCGAGTCGATGTCCTGATGTGGGTTGCGCCATGGCTTCTGACTCACCAGTCCCAACGCAATGCGGTAGCCCCTCTCCGGTTAGTCGCGGCTTTGGGCCACAAAGGACCTGCACACTTTCGGCTGAGGCGCCTCAGGCCAGGCGATTTCATCCAAGTCACAGGTTTTGAGATATTCGATGATCTGCAAACGTTCTTGATGGCTCAGAGAGCATCCGATCACGCCGGTCATGTCATACCCGCGTCGTTTCAGCTCCGACCAGCCCTCGTGTCCCTTTCCCTCCAAGAGATGGCATTCGTCCGCTGTGAGTTCATGCAGCGTGGCAGAGTCAACCTGGCCGTCTGGTTTGGTCAGCCGAACAGTCTGCCGAAATTCGTGTCCTTGATTGGAATTGCCCACGAGACTGGTGTCGAATCGGGAGTCAGGGGGCTGTTGGGTCAGACGCGCTGTTTCCGAACAGGTGTGCCGCGTGAACCCAATCAGAACGGGATCGAAGCTTATATCGCCCAACAGAAAGCAGTCGTCTCGGTCTTCCTTGGGACTCAGGAGCTGGTAGAGGTTTGGGACGGAGCCGTTATGGAG
This region of Nitrospiraceae bacterium genomic DNA includes:
- a CDS encoding PAS domain S-box protein — encoded protein: MTTTTAEHSVLVVDDDPDIVLGLEDFLQHDGYQVSVAATCAEAIASARAHHFNAVLLDLGLPDGDGWSVLRSLQDFDPSVPVIILTAYTSADRTVGSLTQGAFACLTKPYNRDELRAVLQRAVGVQALAAKAEYAEHALTESEERFRSLVDSATDAIIVANQQGRVVSWNQAATRLFGYAFEEILGHPLTMLMPERFREAHLQGMARFQATGRAHLIGKPVELYGLHKNGTEIPLELSLATWNTKRGTFFSGILRDTSERKRAEAALRASEQRLEHVIRGSNDGFWDARILEGRPWHYHSTPVWYSARFKELLGYTDEEFPDELGSWASRLHPDDAGRVFAALTDHIEGRRPSYDVEYRLLTKCEGYRWFHARAQLVEQDDRGNPVRMAGSLQCINDRKRAEEALQRSEALLRSIVNNSTAVIYAKEADGTYLLVNRRFEQLFGVMASTIRGKTDHDIFPKSIADAFRVNDEIVLTSGRALESEECAPHSDGLHTYLSIKVPITDQTGRPYAMCGISTDITERKRSEDQLRASEERLRMALSASHVGIWDWDVESGRLYWSAGVEALFGLASGSFPGNYSAYLDLIYWEDRSSVLASVAQSLQEHASVRVSHRVVWPDGSLHWLVWSGRICRNASGVPTRVLGTVHDTSGPR
- a CDS encoding TonB-dependent receptor — protein: MLCKLLICAFLVAVGFPGPTLALEPSVEVARHPPEGNASADLELLKEEETVSVASRYEQPISQAPSNVYVITDEDIRHSGATDIPTILRRVPGLEVMQMNGADFNVSVRGNNQTGANKILVMVDGRSIYNDVQGTVNWKLLPVTLPEIKRIEVLKGPASAVWGFNAFDGVINIITKSPEEMRGTTLQVGGGNFGTLTTSAVQAGTIDKFGYRLSIGHNQNADWTNRNALGFRDSLVNVLTTYALSGNAKLSLAGGVVDSNAFNSILNQDVTNPSRPTQAYGSATYERPNFFIRAFWNLYDSNSLVRFNPALAPFLSYQPRDGAQEGFHIGNTYNLDIQHAFELSPSNRLTYGANYRYNTLSSNSTSEYSTEHRFGLFLQDEWNLARSLTMIAGVRYDLDSFIHPTVSPRIALVYNISPEHTLRISASVAYRPPTLLERRSDVLVLSNAPLPPTTTSILGGPNLSPEQIISYEAGYQGWYLKHRLRLRTDVFLNHVSDLISVTNQSDTLAIYTNDHGSADIYGAEAGIEWLATSWLSGFANYSYQDIRQDSSGRTRRGGPHNKFNLGMRGEWDNGVSAEAVYHYYGSAMYPPGPSFSTLSQAGLATLPDPFVGSYNRLNMRAAYRFWTQKAAAGYQREAEVAATVFNALDDKAKEYPLGQEIGRRIMGWLTLRF
- a CDS encoding TonB-dependent receptor; amino-acid sequence: MRVSSFPPLILGLFLVVCRLHQAHAEIAPEVDTALGHDRVVSEELKLLKEEETVSIATRYEQPISQAPSNVYVITDEDIRHSGATDIPSVLRRVPGLDIMQVTGADFNVSARGDNQLFANKMLVMVDGRSIYIDGQGLVFWKALPVTLPEIKRIEILKGPASVIYGFNAFDGVINIITKSSQELKGTTLQFGGGEYGTISSAAVHAGTAGRLDYRLSLGRDQNQQFRNRDALAFRSQKFNVQTQYAFSGDSVLRVAGGFIDTNRFDGPVSNVLVPMSQVNQGYADVHYQFHGLTVRGWWQGNDLPVDSVTHPLLAPFLRQTNAAGTNNLSFVTNTYNLELQHGIDLGTTNRLSYGINYRYNSVDGSAVSQLGREDRLGFHLQDEWKLLPALTAVAGVRYDMHTRIAGTWSPRIALVYSMTPDHTFRLSGSVAYRPPTLFEANLDLRFVPTIPPLFSPFPLVGSQKLGPEQIISYEAGYQGWWLKHRLRTRVDLFFNHLSELINFQTVGNTRTLVNGNDADIYGTEAGVEFLATQALSGFANVSYQKVGQTFTGVSRRGAPDWKANVGVRGEWDSGFNGEAAVHYVSGATYPLIEFFASLAPVLPAPVSTTVDSYTLLNLRGGYRFWHDKAEVAIAVYNALNDQHKEHPLGDTLGSRVMGWLTLKL
- a CDS encoding outer membrane protein transport protein — translated: MTTWILRLFQFFLWLGFAGILFVLPAGPVSAQTPRLQGQGAAAAAMGNAFAAQADDPSALHYNPAGLTQLHGFQSLFGTSLIGGTTQFTSPTGTQVTGDRNGSVAWPPPGHVYLVANLKDLGLTALGDLSAGVGFNNPFGSLTRYPNDGPFRTAVTFTTLPLLDIKPTLAYKLNDQLSLGLGADIYTFSGLFGEGHVEQRSVWPGGLGISSGSLVELNGSDTTAGFNVSLLYTPFRNQDGKPLANIGLVYRSQATLHLTGNLLANGSLVSPTTATLVLPQVFSSGLAIWPIRNREREWKLELDVDYVGWKSNRNLDVHLTNGTVIPFPQNWQGAYTVMLGTEYRWLHLASLPDWEVALRAGYMNQQTQVPDRTFNPGVPSANSHVPSIGLGLACNASGSMFGLFKCGDMGLGPLKPKLFAIDLSYQLALYEVRTVAGNQNPTVNGRYDTQVHVGSVSLRFNY
- a CDS encoding response regulator, giving the protein MTELLTKDHSILERPSMEYRPFGIDDRGEKICDVSGVVVQSNIDYLRDYLSRTAGPVVADQAVPRLCQMLNERITDHTYHVTPESLVNPWNSYSYEFVCYLREFCERLAGDPNFHVNVGTQRKVPPLIQILGRPFSTQQLYKMWPYFGSKYVKGVLEFEVGEVTSRSAILRMKFTERALAQFGAYRKRCVDVICLSCKSSIARVQQQVHGTPAATVRDLACTAKGDPYCEWEFTWTPQVRDWVPFAMWALVAGGMLSYLHVQHPEFPTLETLGLALVPPALLWWMISTHTRQAAKPLQRLIRDQEQAVDARHEELREAYLEQQGTAVTLRRKVNELTALHRAGLLFSSTFDREQLLTQVLDAIVRDLHYDRAMITQFDRTRQVSYDFRVRGVPANVAELLRTQEVAVTDPSTVEGTVLLKGEAFLTNDIHGIWDRLHPVDQHLISLLQVKSFIAVPLKVQDLVIGSLSVDRAHDRALTQEDLDILTTLASQVAIALDNARAYREIESLNAGLEARVRERTSELESANARLKQMDRLKSQFLAHVSHELRTPLTSIVGFADNMIEGLVGSLNAKQEQYLSRIKANGTRLARMITDLLDLSRVEAGKLVLSFDLLPLPTIVADVIEQLRPLAAGKSLQLAMQSSQPTIQVWADPDRLSQILTNLLDNAIKYTPEGGQILVELSMDLHRMAHIIVRDTGLGIPEEAIPKLFDPFFRVQQHQERNQVKGLGLGLAIVKDLVELHGGTISVRSEVGRGTQFEFTLPLRAPEDAAQGRSAPSCRRLLVVDDDRDIGVLLKDRLEAEGYDVFVAETGPAALRTISAGATDGVLLDIALPGTDGMDLLRDLRKTEPEVPVVMMTAVEGLDRAMAAVEAGAQGYLLKPFDAGQLRQVVDRWFKQT